A portion of the Flavobacterium limnophilum genome contains these proteins:
- a CDS encoding class I SAM-dependent methyltransferase, protein MEIKIKNHWETVYETKQPEEVSWTQENPKTSLDFIRKTNLGKSAKIIDIGGGDSKLVDFLLEEGYKDITVLDISAKALERAKKRLGKNAEKVNWIVSDITEFKPEISYDIWHDRATFHFLTTAQQIKKYVDITEKWVSNFLILGTFSENGPKKCSGLDIKQYSEMELESQFSNRFKKLKCITEDYVTPFETKQNFTFCVFEKSK, encoded by the coding sequence GTGGAAATCAAAATAAAAAATCATTGGGAAACAGTTTACGAAACCAAACAACCTGAAGAAGTCAGTTGGACACAAGAAAATCCAAAAACTTCGCTTGATTTTATTCGGAAAACCAATTTAGGCAAATCCGCAAAAATCATCGACATTGGTGGTGGCGACAGCAAACTGGTTGATTTTTTATTGGAAGAAGGTTATAAAGACATAACCGTTTTGGATATTTCGGCCAAAGCATTGGAAAGAGCCAAAAAAAGACTAGGAAAAAATGCCGAAAAGGTAAACTGGATTGTTTCGGACATAACCGAATTCAAACCAGAAATTTCGTATGACATTTGGCACGACCGAGCCACGTTTCATTTTTTGACAACAGCCCAACAAATTAAAAAATATGTTGACATTACTGAAAAATGGGTTTCGAATTTTCTGATACTGGGTACATTTTCAGAAAACGGTCCCAAAAAATGTAGCGGATTGGATATCAAACAATACTCGGAAATGGAACTGGAAAGCCAATTTTCGAATCGTTTCAAAAAACTGAAATGCATCACTGAAGACTATGTAACACCATTTGAAACCAAACAAAATTTTACGTTTTGTGTTTTTGAAAAAAGCAAATAG
- a CDS encoding ATP-dependent Clp protease adaptor ClpS, whose translation MSTKEKTKTRVSQKEATSINSEIIVYNDDVNTFDHVIETLIRVCNHTPEQAEQCSLIVHYNGKCTVKTDVLEKLKPQCTQLLEAGLSAEIV comes from the coding sequence ATGAGTACAAAAGAAAAAACAAAAACAAGAGTTAGTCAAAAAGAAGCCACGTCAATAAACAGCGAAATTATTGTTTATAATGACGATGTAAACACTTTTGACCACGTTATAGAAACCTTGATCAGGGTTTGCAACCACACTCCCGAACAAGCGGAACAATGTTCCTTGATTGTGCATTATAACGGAAAATGTACCGTAAAAACGGATGTATTGGAAAAATTGAAACCACAATGCACCCAATTACTCGAAGCAGGATTGAGTGCCGAGATTGTATAA